In Gossypium hirsutum isolate 1008001.06 chromosome D06, Gossypium_hirsutum_v2.1, whole genome shotgun sequence, one genomic interval encodes:
- the LOC107962359 gene encoding protein NRT1/ PTR FAMILY 5.1 has product METKGFTQDGTVDLRGRPVLASRTGKWNACAFLVGYEAFERMAFYGIASNLVNYLTTQLHEDTVSSVRNVNSWSGSVWITPILGAYIADTYLGRFWTFTVSSLIYVMGMIMLTTAVSLKSLKPTCTNGICNKASTSQVAFFYISLYTIALGAGGTKPNISTFGADQFDDFNPHEKELKVSFFNWWMFSSFLGALFATLGLVYIQENLGWGLGYGVPTVGLLVSLVVFYLGTPIYRHKVRKTKSPARDLIQVPVTAFKNRKLQLPQNPCQLHEHEPQYYINSGKRQVHYTPIFRFLDKAAVKDGNSGRPPCTVTQVEGTKLVLGMMLIWLVTLVPSTIWAQINTLFVKQGTTMDRSLGSSFQIPAASLGSFVTLSMLISVPMYDRYFVPFMRSKTGNPRGITLLQRLGIGFVIQVIAIAIAYAVEVRRMHVIRVHQITGPKQIVPMNIFWLLPQYVLLGIADVFNAIGLLEFFYDQSPEDMQSLGTTFFTSGIGIGNFLNSFLVTMVDKLTDRGEHKSWIGDNLNDSHLDYYYGFLLVISTLNLGAFIWASSKYVYKRETKEVNEGCIEMESKALEISPLGLQV; this is encoded by the exons CAAAGGTTTCACTCAAGATGGTACTGTCGATCTTCGTGGTCGTCCCGTTCTTGCTTCCAGAACTGGGAAATGGAATGCTTGTGCTTTCCTTGTTG GGTATGAAGCATTTGAAAGGATGGCCTTTTATGGAATAGCTTCCAACTTAGTGAATTACTTGACGACCCAACTCCATGAAGATACAGTTTCATCTGTAAGAAATGTGAATAGCTGGTCAGGATCGGTATGGATCACACCAATTCTTGGAGCTTACATTGCTGATACTTACTTGGGTCGATTCTGGACTTTCACTGTTTCATCTCTTATCTATGTCATG GGAATGATAATGCTCACAACAGCAGTTTCATTGAAATCATTGAAGCCAACTTGCACCAATGGAATCTGCAACAAAGCCTCTACATCACAAGTAGCTTTCTTCTATATCTCTCTCTACACCATAGCACTAGGAGCAGGGGGAACAAAGCCCAACATATCAACCTTTGGGGCTGACCAGTTTGATGATTTTAATCCCCATGAAAAGGAGCTCAAAGTCTCATTCTTCAACTGGTGGATGTTCAGCTCTTTCTTGGGTGCCTTGTTTGCTACCCTTGGCCTAGTCTACATTCAAGAAAACTTGGGTTGGGGGCTTGGCTATGGGGTTCCAACAGTTGGTCTTTTGGTCTCCCTCGTTGTGTTTTATCTTGGAACCCCAATTTACAGACACAAAGTAAGGAAGACCAAGAGCCCTGCCAGGGACCTGATTCAAGTCCCCGTTACAGCATTCAAAAACAGGAAACTTCAGCTCCCTCAAAACCCCTGTCAGCTTCATGAACATGAGCCACAATATTACATCAACAGTGGGAAACGGCAGGTCCATTACACTCCAATTTTCAG ATTCTTAGACAAAGCTGCAGTGAAAGATGGCAACTCAGGTAGACCACCCTGCACTGTAACTCAAGTGGAAGGAACAAAGCTTGTCCTTGGGATGATGTTAATATGGCTAGTCACCTTAGTTCCAAGCACCATCTGGGCTCAAATAAACACATTGTTTGTTAAACAAGGAACCACCATGGATAGAAGCTTAGGTTCAAGCTTTCAAATCCCAGCAGCTTCATTAGGTAGCTTCGTGACACTCTCCATGCTGATCTCAGTACCCATGTACGATCGCTATTTCGTGCCATTCATGCGCAGTAAAACAGGGAATCCTAGAGGAATCACACTCCTCCAAAGGCTTGGCATTGGTTTCGTCATCCAAGTCATTGCGATCGCCATCGCATATGCCGTAGAAGTCCGAAGAATGCATGTCATAAGAGTGCATCAAATCACTGGACCCAAACAAATTGTTCCAATGAACATATTCTGGTTGCTGCCACAGTATGTTCTACTTGGAATAGCCGATGTGTTCAACGCTATTGGTTTGCTGGAATTCTTCTATGATCAGTCACCGGAAGACATGCAAAGCCTAGGGACAACATTTTTCACCAGTGGGATTGGAATTGGGAACTTCTTGAATAGCTTTTTGGTAACAATGGTGGATAAACTTACAGATAGAGGTGAGCATAAGAGCTGGATTGGAGACAACTTGAATGACTCTCATTtggattattattatggtttccTTTTGGTCATATCAACCCTTAATTTAGGGGCATTTATTTGGGCATCAAGTAAATATGTGTATAAAAGGGAAACCAAAGAAGTGAATGAGGGTTGTATTGAAATGGAGAGCAAAGCCTTGGAGATATCTCCACTAGGATTACAAGtatga